From the Thermodesulfobacteriota bacterium genome, one window contains:
- the gabT gene encoding 4-aminobutyrate--2-oxoglutarate transaminase has product MSETKENLKTEIPGPKAKKLIERREKYVAKGVFNVVPSFIERAKDALITDVDGNTFIDFASGLATVNVGHSRREIIEALGKQIEKYLHTCFHVFMYEPYVRLAEKLAEITPGNFPKKTVLVNSGAEAVENAIKVARYYTKRKAVVTFEHAFHGRTLMGMTLTSKIRPYKFGFGPFAPEVYRMPYAYPYRCSFGAEYKNCAEACLDHFKSFFKTHMDPEEIAAVIIEPVTGEGGFIVPPPEFLPGIGKICKEHGIVFIVDEVQTGFGRTGEMFAVNHYNLVPDIITMGKSIAAGLPLGAVTGRAEILDASDVGSLGGTFGGNPLSCIAALEAIEIMEKKGFMDHARKVGKIINDRLKNMHEKYRIVGDARGLGAMAAIELVKDRSTKEPAKEETAEVIKECYKNGLVILKAGAYDNVIRLLVPLIIAEDLLNRGLDILENAVIKVDK; this is encoded by the coding sequence ATGAGCGAGACCAAGGAGAATTTGAAAACCGAAATTCCCGGACCGAAAGCGAAGAAGCTGATCGAGAGGAGAGAAAAATACGTGGCAAAGGGGGTTTTTAATGTAGTTCCCTCTTTTATAGAGAGGGCTAAGGACGCTCTCATAACCGATGTTGACGGAAATACCTTCATTGATTTTGCCAGCGGGCTGGCGACGGTTAACGTCGGGCACTCCCGAAGGGAGATAATCGAAGCTTTGGGAAAACAGATCGAAAAGTATCTTCATACCTGTTTCCACGTTTTCATGTACGAGCCATACGTTCGTCTGGCCGAAAAGCTGGCCGAGATAACCCCGGGCAATTTTCCCAAAAAGACGGTGCTGGTGAATAGCGGGGCCGAGGCCGTGGAGAATGCGATAAAGGTTGCCCGGTACTACACCAAAAGAAAAGCCGTCGTTACCTTCGAGCACGCCTTTCATGGAAGAACACTCATGGGGATGACCCTTACCAGTAAGATCAGGCCATATAAATTCGGCTTTGGCCCGTTTGCCCCGGAAGTGTACAGGATGCCTTACGCCTACCCTTACCGTTGTTCATTTGGGGCTGAATACAAGAACTGCGCAGAGGCCTGTCTTGACCACTTTAAGAGCTTCTTCAAAACACATATGGACCCGGAGGAGATCGCTGCGGTAATCATCGAACCAGTTACCGGCGAGGGCGGATTCATAGTACCGCCGCCTGAGTTTCTCCCCGGTATTGGCAAGATCTGCAAGGAACATGGAATTGTCTTCATAGTTGACGAAGTGCAGACCGGCTTCGGCAGGACCGGAGAGATGTTTGCCGTAAACCATTATAACCTTGTGCCGGACATAATTACCATGGGAAAATCTATTGCCGCCGGGCTTCCGCTTGGAGCGGTTACCGGAAGGGCGGAGATCCTGGATGCCTCCGATGTCGGGTCGCTCGGTGGGACGTTCGGTGGAAACCCGCTTTCCTGCATCGCCGCCCTTGAGGCCATCGAGATAATGGAGAAAAAGGGCTTTATGGATCATGCACGGAAGGTCGGCAAGATAATAAATGATAGGCTTAAAAATATGCACGAGAAATACCGGATAGTAGGCGATGCCCGAGGGCTGGGAGCCATGGCCGCTATAGAGCTGGTCAAGGATAGGTCCACAAAGGAACCGGCCAAGGAAGAAACCGCGGAAGTAATCAAGGAGTGCTACAAAAACGGATTAGTTATACTTAAAGCAGGAGCCTACGACAACGTCATTAGGCTCCTCGTTCCTTTAATAATAGCTGAGGATTTGCTGAATAGAGGCTTGGATATTCTGGAGAACGCCGTCATCAAGGTTGATAAATGA
- a CDS encoding 2,3-bisphosphoglycerate-independent phosphoglycerate mutase: protein MQEIIRDLLQSSNSKIVLCVLDGLGGLPLNGKTELEAASTPNLDELARSGACGLHIPVARGITPGSGPSHLGLFGYDPLKYEIGRGVLEALGLGIELTPNDIAIRGNFATVEYQDKKPVIKDRRAGRIPTEENKKITAKIREKIKSIDGVKVSITSGMEHRFALVLTFPEPLPPGSDDIPDTDPQLEGKSPLPPIPRREEADPVARVVDKFINQAGEIIRDEPRANYLLLRGFSLYPNLSPFIEAYGVRAAAVAAYPMYRGVAKLVGMDVLEVADTTIESEIETLKRHFQEYDFFYFHVKKTDSYGEDGNFDAKKKVIEEFDSFVPEILSLKPDVIVVTGDHSTPSIMKSHSWHPVPFLLSSVYTRGGGSQGFSEKECLKGELGIFRATDAMTLILSHARRLQKFGA, encoded by the coding sequence ATGCAAGAGATAATTCGTGACCTGCTTCAATCAAGCAATTCCAAAATCGTACTCTGCGTCCTGGACGGGCTGGGCGGGCTTCCGTTAAACGGAAAGACCGAACTTGAGGCGGCTTCCACTCCCAATCTGGATGAACTGGCCAGGTCAGGCGCGTGCGGGCTGCACATTCCGGTAGCCCGCGGTATCACGCCGGGAAGCGGCCCATCACATCTCGGGCTCTTCGGCTACGACCCGCTGAAATACGAGATTGGCCGGGGAGTATTGGAAGCTCTAGGGTTGGGAATCGAGCTTACTCCAAATGACATAGCTATAAGGGGAAATTTCGCTACCGTAGAGTATCAGGATAAAAAACCGGTTATCAAGGACAGAAGGGCAGGGAGAATCCCTACAGAGGAGAATAAGAAAATCACCGCAAAGATAAGAGAGAAGATTAAGAGCATCGACGGAGTGAAGGTTTCGATAACCTCAGGGATGGAACATCGCTTTGCACTGGTGCTGACGTTTCCTGAGCCCCTGCCTCCCGGCTCGGACGATATTCCCGATACCGACCCCCAACTCGAGGGCAAGAGCCCGCTGCCGCCGATTCCCCGGAGGGAGGAGGCTGACCCGGTTGCCCGGGTGGTCGATAAGTTCATAAACCAGGCTGGAGAGATTATTCGTGACGAACCCCGGGCCAACTACCTTCTCCTGAGAGGGTTTTCCCTTTATCCGAATCTTTCTCCATTCATCGAGGCGTATGGGGTTAGGGCAGCAGCCGTGGCTGCCTATCCCATGTACCGAGGAGTAGCCAAACTCGTAGGGATGGACGTGCTGGAAGTAGCAGATACGACGATCGAAAGTGAGATCGAGACGTTAAAGAGGCATTTTCAGGAATACGACTTCTTTTATTTCCACGTAAAGAAGACGGACAGCTATGGTGAGGATGGAAACTTCGATGCAAAGAAAAAGGTCATAGAAGAATTTGACAGCTTTGTCCCGGAGATATTAAGCCTTAAGCCGGATGTGATAGTCGTCACCGGCGACCATTCCACACCATCCATCATGAAATCGCATAGCTGGCATCCGGTGCCTTTTCTCCTTTCATCCGTCTACACACGCGGAGGAGGAAGCCAGGGATTTTCGGAGAAGGAGTGTCTTAAAGGAGAGCTTGGAATATTCCGGGCCACCGATGCTATGACCCTCATACTCTCCCATGCAAGGCGGCTTCAAAAATTCGGGGCGTGA
- a CDS encoding MBL fold metallo-hydrolase, with protein MRVILLGCATSTGVPIIGCNCAVCTSAHPRNKRTRCSLFVQSRGKNILIDTAPDLRLQALTHNITRLDAVLYTHSHADHTHGIDELRTYNFVNNMVIPCYGSPETVENIKTNFRYIFDGSYSAGGKPKLEITAVTAEFDFQGVRIIPVEIEHASWIIFGYRIGNMAYLTDCSGIPEESMKKLKGLDLLIISALRYTPHPAHLSVEQAVEVIRRIDPRLAVFTHMGHELDYEELSSRLPEGVLAGYDGMTFELEDS; from the coding sequence TTATATTACTTGGCTGTGCCACCTCGACCGGGGTTCCGATAATTGGATGTAATTGCGCTGTATGCACGTCGGCTCACCCCAGGAACAAGAGGACTAGGTGTTCGTTATTTGTTCAGTCCCGTGGGAAGAATATCTTAATAGATACCGCTCCAGACCTGAGGCTCCAGGCGTTGACTCACAATATAACCAGGTTGGATGCCGTACTTTATACCCACTCCCATGCCGACCATACCCACGGAATAGATGAACTCAGGACCTATAATTTTGTGAATAATATGGTAATTCCCTGCTACGGCAGTCCTGAGACCGTGGAGAACATAAAGACAAACTTCCGGTACATATTTGACGGCTCTTATTCCGCAGGCGGAAAGCCCAAGCTCGAGATAACAGCGGTTACTGCAGAGTTTGATTTTCAGGGGGTGAGAATAATTCCAGTGGAGATCGAGCATGCAAGCTGGATAATATTTGGCTATCGAATCGGGAATATGGCCTACCTCACGGACTGTAGCGGAATACCCGAGGAATCTATGAAAAAGCTTAAGGGACTCGACCTTTTGATAATAAGTGCTCTCAGATATACTCCTCACCCTGCCCACCTGAGCGTCGAGCAGGCCGTCGAGGTTATCAGAAGAATTGATCCACGGCTGGCCGTTTTTACACACATGGGGCACGAGCTCGACTACGAGGAACTGTCGAGCAGGCTTCCCGAAGGGGTCCTGGCCGGATATGATGGCATGACATTCGAATTGGAAGATTCATGA